A stretch of the Vigna radiata var. radiata cultivar VC1973A chromosome 7, Vradiata_ver6, whole genome shotgun sequence genome encodes the following:
- the LOC106766847 gene encoding heparanase-like protein 1 isoform X1, translating to MLILDPVVIDLLMGIQLVLFLFLASLRLGLSQDVEHGLILVQGIQAIAETDDNFICATIDWWPHDKCDYNNCPWGNSSAANLDLSHPFLVKAIQALKPLRIRVGGSLQDQLLYEVGSLKSPCHPFQKMKGGLFGFSKGCLQMKRWDELNNFFDNTGAIVTFGLNALKGRHPSGHNTVWQGDWDSSNAYDLINYTVSKGYKIDSWEFGNELSGKGIAASVSAVQYGKDLIKLKEVLNSLYNNSNFKPLLVAPGGFYSKDWYDKLLQVTGPGIVNVLSHHLYNLGPGSDEHLDRKILDPEHLSKVEPIFRSLSETIKKYGHWSSAWVGEAGGAFNSGGRQISNTFVDSFWYLDQLGMASRYNTKVYCRQTIIGGNYGLLDTTTFVPNPDYYSALLWHRLMGNTVLAASSDVFSPSLRSYAHCSKGRDGITLLLINLSNQTDFTLMVRDRVPLSSGGHENGTSIHVENSLLNNLKRAFSWIGRKGSDVTFREEYHLNAKDNYLRSQTMLLNGVPLELTNDGEIPTLEPLLISVHSPIHLDPLSIAFVVLPYFDAPACAAQTKL from the exons ATG TTAATTTTGGATCCTGTGGTAATTGATCTACTCATGGGAATCCAGCTGGTCTTGTTTCTCTTTCTGGCTTCTCTGCGATTGGGTTTATCTCAAGATGTTGAACACGGTTTGATTCTAGTACAAGGAATTCAAGCAATTGCTGAGACTGATGATAACTTCATCTGTGCAACTATTGATTGGTGGCCTCATGACAAGTGTGATTACAACAATTGCCCCTGGGGTAATTCATCTGCTGCAAATTTG GACTTGTCTCATCCTTTCCTTGTGAAGGCAATCCAAG CTCTCAAGCCTTTGAGGATAAGAGTTGGAGGTTCTTTGCAAGATCAGTTGCTGTATGAGGTAGGAAGTTTGAAGTCCCCTTGTCATCCATTTCAAAAGATGAAAGGTGGATTGTTCGGATTTTCAAAGGGGTGTTTGCAAATGAAAAGGTGGGATGAGCTGAACAATTTTTTCGATAATACAGG GGCCATTGTGACATTTGGTTTGAATGCACTCAAGGGGAGGCACCCCAGTGGCCATAATACAGTTTGGCAAGGAGATTGGGACTCTTCCAATGCTTATGATTTAATCAATTACACTGTTTCAAAGGGGTATAAGATTGACTCATGGGAATTTG GTAACGAGTTGAGTGGGAAGGGCATTGCAGCAAGTGTGAGTGCTGTACAGTACGGGAAAGACTTGATAAAGCTTAAAGAAGTTTTAAACTCATTATACAATAACTCCAATTTCAAACCTTTACTTGTAGCACCTGGAGGGTTCTATTCTAAGGACTGGTATGATAAGCTTCTTCAGGTTACAGGTCCAGGCATAGTCAATGTGCTCAGTCATCATCTCTATAATTTGGGCCCAG gtAGTGACGAGCATCTTGACAGGAAGATTCTAGATCCCGAACACTTGAGCAAGGTGGAACCAATTTTTAGAAGTCTTTCAGAAACCATTAAAAAATATGGCCATTGGTCTTCTGCATGGGTAGGAGAAGCTGGTGGAGCATTCAACAGCGGTGGTCGTCAAATTTCTAACACATTTGTAGATAGCTTTTG GTACTTAGATCAACTTGGAATGGCATCCAGATACAACACTAAGGTTTACTGCAGACAAACTATAATTGGAGGAAACTATGGACTTCTGGATACCACTACTTTCGTTCCTAATCCTGACTACTACAG TGCACTTTTGTGGCATCGGCTAATGGGGAATACTGTTCTTGCAGCCAGTAGTGATGTTTTTTCACCTTCTTTACGCAGTTATGCACATTGTTCGAAAGGCAGA GATGGTATAACATTACTGCTGATCAATTTGAGCAATCAGACTGATTTCACACTGATGGTTCGTGATCGAGTGCCTCTGAGTAGTGGAGGACATGAAAATGGTACAAGTATCCATGTagaaaattcattattaaataatctGAAGAGGGCATTTTCTTGGATTGGAAGAAAAGGATCAGATGTGACATTCAGGGAGGAGTATCACTTAAATGCAAAAGATAATTACCTTAGAAGCCAAACCATGTTGCTGAATGGTGTTCCCCTAGAGTTGACAAATGATGGAGAAATTCCAACGTTGGAACCACTACTCATTAGTGTGCACTCTCCAATACACTTAGATCCTTTATCCATTGCATTTGTTGTATTGCCCTACTTTGATGCTCCAGCTTGTGCTGCTCAAACAAAACTCTAA
- the LOC106766847 gene encoding heparanase-like protein 1 isoform X2, whose protein sequence is MGIQLVLFLFLASLRLGLSQDVEHGLILVQGIQAIAETDDNFICATIDWWPHDKCDYNNCPWGNSSAANLDLSHPFLVKAIQALKPLRIRVGGSLQDQLLYEVGSLKSPCHPFQKMKGGLFGFSKGCLQMKRWDELNNFFDNTGAIVTFGLNALKGRHPSGHNTVWQGDWDSSNAYDLINYTVSKGYKIDSWEFGNELSGKGIAASVSAVQYGKDLIKLKEVLNSLYNNSNFKPLLVAPGGFYSKDWYDKLLQVTGPGIVNVLSHHLYNLGPGSDEHLDRKILDPEHLSKVEPIFRSLSETIKKYGHWSSAWVGEAGGAFNSGGRQISNTFVDSFWYLDQLGMASRYNTKVYCRQTIIGGNYGLLDTTTFVPNPDYYSALLWHRLMGNTVLAASSDVFSPSLRSYAHCSKGRDGITLLLINLSNQTDFTLMVRDRVPLSSGGHENGTSIHVENSLLNNLKRAFSWIGRKGSDVTFREEYHLNAKDNYLRSQTMLLNGVPLELTNDGEIPTLEPLLISVHSPIHLDPLSIAFVVLPYFDAPACAAQTKL, encoded by the exons ATGGGAATCCAGCTGGTCTTGTTTCTCTTTCTGGCTTCTCTGCGATTGGGTTTATCTCAAGATGTTGAACACGGTTTGATTCTAGTACAAGGAATTCAAGCAATTGCTGAGACTGATGATAACTTCATCTGTGCAACTATTGATTGGTGGCCTCATGACAAGTGTGATTACAACAATTGCCCCTGGGGTAATTCATCTGCTGCAAATTTG GACTTGTCTCATCCTTTCCTTGTGAAGGCAATCCAAG CTCTCAAGCCTTTGAGGATAAGAGTTGGAGGTTCTTTGCAAGATCAGTTGCTGTATGAGGTAGGAAGTTTGAAGTCCCCTTGTCATCCATTTCAAAAGATGAAAGGTGGATTGTTCGGATTTTCAAAGGGGTGTTTGCAAATGAAAAGGTGGGATGAGCTGAACAATTTTTTCGATAATACAGG GGCCATTGTGACATTTGGTTTGAATGCACTCAAGGGGAGGCACCCCAGTGGCCATAATACAGTTTGGCAAGGAGATTGGGACTCTTCCAATGCTTATGATTTAATCAATTACACTGTTTCAAAGGGGTATAAGATTGACTCATGGGAATTTG GTAACGAGTTGAGTGGGAAGGGCATTGCAGCAAGTGTGAGTGCTGTACAGTACGGGAAAGACTTGATAAAGCTTAAAGAAGTTTTAAACTCATTATACAATAACTCCAATTTCAAACCTTTACTTGTAGCACCTGGAGGGTTCTATTCTAAGGACTGGTATGATAAGCTTCTTCAGGTTACAGGTCCAGGCATAGTCAATGTGCTCAGTCATCATCTCTATAATTTGGGCCCAG gtAGTGACGAGCATCTTGACAGGAAGATTCTAGATCCCGAACACTTGAGCAAGGTGGAACCAATTTTTAGAAGTCTTTCAGAAACCATTAAAAAATATGGCCATTGGTCTTCTGCATGGGTAGGAGAAGCTGGTGGAGCATTCAACAGCGGTGGTCGTCAAATTTCTAACACATTTGTAGATAGCTTTTG GTACTTAGATCAACTTGGAATGGCATCCAGATACAACACTAAGGTTTACTGCAGACAAACTATAATTGGAGGAAACTATGGACTTCTGGATACCACTACTTTCGTTCCTAATCCTGACTACTACAG TGCACTTTTGTGGCATCGGCTAATGGGGAATACTGTTCTTGCAGCCAGTAGTGATGTTTTTTCACCTTCTTTACGCAGTTATGCACATTGTTCGAAAGGCAGA GATGGTATAACATTACTGCTGATCAATTTGAGCAATCAGACTGATTTCACACTGATGGTTCGTGATCGAGTGCCTCTGAGTAGTGGAGGACATGAAAATGGTACAAGTATCCATGTagaaaattcattattaaataatctGAAGAGGGCATTTTCTTGGATTGGAAGAAAAGGATCAGATGTGACATTCAGGGAGGAGTATCACTTAAATGCAAAAGATAATTACCTTAGAAGCCAAACCATGTTGCTGAATGGTGTTCCCCTAGAGTTGACAAATGATGGAGAAATTCCAACGTTGGAACCACTACTCATTAGTGTGCACTCTCCAATACACTTAGATCCTTTATCCATTGCATTTGTTGTATTGCCCTACTTTGATGCTCCAGCTTGTGCTGCTCAAACAAAACTCTAA
- the LOC106765814 gene encoding SNAP25 homologous protein SNAP33, translating into MSGAKKSHLKNAKPSSVESWTNPFDSDDEEKNTKKYSSSRKTSSDRALVTLEVNTNPFNDDIDATKKSSSYAFQSANRNRYKNDFRDSGGLENQSVQELESYAVYKAEETTNSVNNCLKIAENIREDATKTLVTLHQQGEQITRSHHVAADIDHDLSRGEKLLGSLGGLFSKTWKPKKTRAITGPVIVGDDPVRSKGSHLEQREKLGLTSGPKGQSKLRTPPQEPSNALEKVEVEKVKQDDALSDLSDLLGELKDMAVDMGSEIERHNKALNHLYDDVDELNFRMKGANQRGRRLLGK; encoded by the exons ATGTCCGGTGCAAAGAAATCTCATTTGAAGAATGCTAAACCTAGTTCTGTTGAATCTTGGACTAATCCATTTGATTCTGATGACGAGGAGAAGAATACCAAAAAGTATTCTTCCTCGAGAAAGACTTCTTCGGATCGCGCACTAGTTACGCTGGAAGTTAACACCAACCCCTTTAATGATGACATTGATGCCACTAAGAAATCATCATCGTATGCCTTTCAATCGGCCAACCGGAACAGGTACAAGAATGATTTTCGCGATTCAGGTGGATTAGAGAATCAATCGGTTCAAGAACTGGAGAGTTATGCTGTTTACAAGGCTGAAGAGACCACGAATTCAGTCAACAATTGTTTGAAGATTGCAGAGAATATAAGAGAGGATGCCACCAAAACACTAGTCACCCTTCATCAACAGGGTGAACAAATTACCAGGAGTCACCATGTTGCTGCTGACATTGACCACGATTTAAGTCGG GGGGAAAAGCTCTTGGGAAGCCTTGGTGGCCTCTTCTCCAAAACTTGGAAACCAAAGAAGACACGAGCAATAACAGGCCCAGTTATTGTTGGAG ATGACCCAGTGAGGAGCAAGGGCAGTCATCTTGAGCAGAGAGAGAAGTTAGGACTGACATCTGGCCCCAAAGGGCAGTCCAAGCTGCGGACCCCACCTCAAGAACCATCCAATGCACTTGAAAAAGTAGAG GTTGAAAAAGTGAAGCAAGATGATGCACTATCAGATTTAAGTGATCTGCTGGGAGAGCTTAAAGATATGGCTGTTGACATGGGATCCGAGATTGAGAG GCATAACAAAGCATTGAATCATCTGTACGATGATGTGGATGAGTTGAATTTCCGAATGAAAGGTGCTAATCAACGTGGCCGTCGCTTGCTCGGAAAATAA